From Streptomyces sp. Edi4, one genomic window encodes:
- a CDS encoding ATP-binding cassette domain-containing protein, which yields MGHLEASHLEYYLPDGRVLLGDVSFRVGDGAVVALVGANGAGKSTLLRLISGELQPHGGSVTSSGGVGVMPQFVGSVRDERTVRDLLVSVAQPRIRAAAAEVDAAEHLIMTVDDEAAQMKYAQALSDWAEARGYEAETVWDMCTMAALGTPYDKAQFREVRTLSGGEQKRLVLEALLRGPDEVLLLDEPDNYLDVPGKRWLEERLGETRKTVLFVSHDRELLARGAEKIVAVEPSPAGSDVWVHGGGFGTFHEARQERFARFEELRRRWDEKHAQLKRLVQDMQQYAARSDEMASRYQAAKTRLRKFEEIGPPPEPPRKQEIRMRLHGGRTGVRAVTCENLELTGLMKPFSLEVFYGERVAVLGSNGSGKSHFLRLLAGEDVAHTGTFKLGARVVPGHFAQTHAHPELMGRTLVDTLWSEHARDRGGAMSILRRYELERQSEQPFDRLSGGQQARFQILLLELAGTTALLLDEPTDNLDLESAQALQEGLEAYEGTVLAVTHDRWFARSFDRYLVFGSDGVVRETPEPVWDERRVVRAR from the coding sequence ATGGGACACCTGGAAGCTTCGCACCTGGAGTACTACCTGCCGGACGGGCGGGTGTTGCTCGGTGATGTGTCGTTCCGGGTGGGCGACGGCGCCGTGGTGGCGCTCGTGGGGGCCAACGGAGCGGGCAAGTCCACGCTCTTGCGGCTGATCTCGGGCGAGCTGCAACCGCACGGCGGCTCGGTGACATCGAGCGGCGGCGTCGGTGTCATGCCGCAGTTCGTCGGTTCGGTGCGCGACGAGCGTACGGTGCGTGACCTGCTGGTCTCCGTGGCGCAGCCGAGGATCAGGGCGGCGGCGGCCGAGGTGGACGCGGCGGAGCACCTGATCATGACGGTGGACGACGAGGCCGCGCAGATGAAGTACGCGCAGGCGCTCAGCGACTGGGCCGAGGCGCGGGGCTACGAGGCCGAGACGGTGTGGGACATGTGCACCATGGCCGCGCTCGGGACGCCGTACGACAAGGCGCAGTTCCGCGAGGTGCGCACGCTCAGCGGCGGCGAGCAGAAGCGGCTCGTGCTCGAAGCGCTGCTGCGCGGGCCCGACGAGGTGCTGCTCCTGGACGAGCCGGACAACTATCTGGACGTGCCCGGCAAGCGCTGGCTGGAGGAGCGGCTGGGCGAGACCCGTAAGACGGTCCTGTTCGTCTCGCACGACCGGGAACTGCTCGCCAGGGGCGCCGAGAAGATCGTGGCCGTGGAGCCGAGCCCGGCCGGGTCCGACGTATGGGTGCACGGAGGCGGTTTCGGAACATTCCACGAGGCGCGCCAGGAGCGGTTCGCGCGCTTCGAGGAGCTGCGCCGCAGGTGGGACGAGAAGCACGCCCAGCTCAAGCGGCTCGTGCAGGACATGCAGCAGTACGCGGCGCGCAGCGACGAGATGGCGTCGCGCTACCAGGCCGCCAAGACCCGGCTTCGCAAGTTCGAGGAGATCGGCCCACCGCCCGAGCCGCCCCGCAAGCAGGAGATCCGGATGCGCCTGCACGGCGGCCGGACCGGGGTGCGCGCGGTGACGTGCGAGAACCTTGAGCTGACCGGGCTCATGAAACCGTTCTCGCTGGAGGTCTTCTACGGCGAGCGCGTCGCGGTCCTCGGCTCCAACGGCTCGGGCAAGTCGCACTTCCTGCGGCTGCTCGCAGGCGAGGACGTGGCCCACACCGGCACCTTCAAGCTCGGCGCGCGCGTGGTGCCAGGACACTTCGCGCAGACCCACGCCCACCCGGAGCTGATGGGACGCACGCTGGTGGACACGCTGTGGTCCGAGCACGCCCGCGACCGGGGCGGCGCCATGTCGATCCTGCGCCGCTACGAGCTGGAGCGCCAGAGCGAGCAGCCCTTCGACCGGCTCTCCGGTGGCCAGCAGGCCCGCTTCCAGATCCTGCTCCTCGAACTGGCCGGCACCACGGCCCTGCTCCTGGACGAGCCCACCGACAACCTGGACCTGGAGTCGGCGCAAGCGCTTCAGGAGGGCCTTGAGGCGTACGAGGGGACGGTGCTGGCCGTCACGCACGACCGCTGGTTCGCGCGCTCCTTCGACCGGTATCTGGTCTTCGGCTCGGACGGCGTGGTCCGTGAGACGCCGGAGCCGGTCTGGGACGAGCGCCGGGTCGTCCGGGCCCGCTGA